From the Bacteroidia bacterium genome, one window contains:
- a CDS encoding choice-of-anchor D domain-containing protein, producing MTAVFRTMAAVVLFTAGASGLLAQGSWVQVPTALQSNPNTHVQIGGLWGIAMADSGTGFAAGYASVAGGFSGVLRKTPGNPTWFVLPASSFTLLPANHSLWSAVTVVGTHVWVCGSNGRLYKSTDNGNNWFSSANGIAGTNTLFDIHFRTPDEGMVVGSSGTIYFTTDGGANWVPQTLPATVPGNTDLYGVDDAGSGMGYWYVTGGTHTLIRGVPRSSATSWVDLSANVPSNIGIIEGLQFYNDNIGTIAGVIATGSPIHRTVNAGASFTSIGASLPSGTYNGLHFFDQTTGWVGSASPALYYTSNTGTSWTQATITPLPSQNITNWLTRITFVGTDAGYASGGAPGTSSTGWILKYVPAQAPDISSTPTSLDFGTFSCGTFIEKQFTISNIGAGPLNINAINFSHPEFALLAPLPTPVPPLGGATFSVRWTPTQPGPVPSGARMTILTNDPVNPAWDVDLAGIFNSGTVTIPSPATAPVACVNDSVDIVVNATLTGNIQPQLINFEHISGSTGVRLVSPPVGSNLSGSPTLTFRYAAASPGTWSGTYRILYGDPLCPKIAVIVFEGTANSSTLTASPSLVDFGEVCIGQFKDMLITLTNTGTVDAVVSSRTLIGGTDAFPNQHFSPFGPIPPSGNRQYTVRFAPGSGDLGLVEGTFKLRIDPCGDSVIIVLRGTGVKPAITFTPTNLLALGPVPIGQTTDEQVTITNSGTGSISIDAIALKPTHPRLTLTGLPALPAQLGPSQSIIVTARFSPDRIETIVSELSVRYSGPCSDSARLPVIASSASAPTILVQSTLDMGENACPDPLIDTLYVKNLGPGVLTMSRFTIGGRDASHFRVLAPGTPAFVAVGDSTPIYISCDAPAPGVSEGTLTIEHDDPKTFNSSVVQLRSERILIGWRVEGDSVSVMTSCAHVGVNRTFDLRNTGLRTRTIKMLRMLSGGEVFHIASNPLPMDVPPGSARPFEVTFTPSGQGNFSGILEVVIGPCNETMLLTLRGSGSESELTLAPTPVDFGSVNVGADVMRSVRLSNPGASVATVTEILFRPPMPVGSEHFTLSPPPSLPFALNSGASRDLDLRFSPQAMASYSGELCIIVSTPCPDTICVTLSGRGTSSGLGVSRTRLDYTLDPCTLLEKCDTVEVINNGSSPVRLTGAAFDDAGWFQLTFPTTFPLDVLPGSRLMFVVCAQSGFSGTRSSFLRIGTNDATTPELRVIVTAVRDSSGFATSERSFDFGAIASCQIGMTRTLSLSNTGLMMEIIDTLENNAPFFVEDALPIVLQPGQQKTVTVRFSPASFGVFRDTLFFTNSRCGKRIALELRGEYRADNISVTPDPLLFSNVPVGSSSIRNITFGNVHLAQVRVADVRIQPSGSFASSGAYPRTVSRGDTIALPIQFAPQSAGQHSATACIIIDQPCADTLCVTLQGSTSDGELLARPAVLHFGTVAQCAQTILQDTIRNISSADIRLLSSRIEGSGAAFFEILDPVTAEELLPPSGERIFTIRILPAAAADGSMDAQLVIENTGSPTLFAIPLAAQRVTLIAAAGGTVDFGSLFTGATESRRVTLRNNGTAPLRYSTLNATPGASIVPQPPFSIAPGDSLEVELLLTPSMSGQYLGSLRLDATSPCADSTVFLLTADVADGLAAGALDLGTRPSCLPAQGSVLVRNTQTVAAEIRQLTFTGSDAAAFHVLAPLSLPLTLAPGDSIEVLIEFAAIGGERGYGANLAVLFRTGSTDLIANAAVSAVAHSGRLSGPTVGDFASVEISAGGESRNFLFTNNAPFAVRIASATASGSVFTLLSSTPPLPATVQPGATVEFALRFAPAATVSYTGQLSLTYESPCPLVQDIPLRGDGIDTRRPVVLRLASLEGAPDDVVEIPLSIDRDLGGLVTEWSGEISLNASMLYPMEVTLAGTLSADMQAQFSYDQTSGIIRVAAAGAPLRSGSGVIAIVRCLVLIGDDTTSPLRIEPEFSFGRGARVERRDDGEFTLVDFCDADGLRLVRDRAGLRIVSSSPSPFTEALTITFDIDSDGPVDLRLYDAAGRESAVLLERGMEAGRHSITRRTPDIGAGTYFCVLRHNGRAVATRIIRAR from the coding sequence ATGACAGCAGTTTTTCGCACCATGGCCGCAGTAGTGTTGTTCACTGCCGGCGCGTCGGGATTGCTTGCCCAGGGCAGCTGGGTGCAGGTGCCGACCGCGCTGCAGTCCAATCCGAATACGCATGTACAGATAGGAGGCCTCTGGGGGATAGCCATGGCCGATTCAGGTACGGGATTCGCTGCGGGCTATGCCTCGGTGGCAGGCGGTTTTTCGGGTGTGTTGCGAAAAACACCCGGTAATCCCACCTGGTTCGTTCTCCCGGCGTCCAGCTTCACGCTGCTCCCGGCAAACCATAGTCTGTGGTCAGCTGTCACCGTGGTGGGAACGCATGTCTGGGTGTGCGGTTCCAATGGACGATTGTACAAAAGCACAGACAACGGCAATAACTGGTTCTCTTCCGCCAACGGGATCGCAGGCACGAATACGCTGTTTGATATCCATTTCCGTACGCCCGATGAAGGCATGGTCGTCGGCAGCAGCGGAACGATATACTTCACCACCGACGGCGGCGCAAACTGGGTGCCGCAAACGCTGCCCGCCACCGTACCGGGAAATACCGATCTGTACGGCGTGGACGACGCCGGCTCCGGCATGGGTTACTGGTACGTCACTGGAGGAACGCATACGCTGATCAGAGGCGTACCGCGTTCGTCGGCGACAAGCTGGGTCGATCTGAGTGCGAATGTGCCTTCAAATATCGGTATCATCGAGGGCTTGCAATTCTACAACGATAACATCGGAACTATCGCGGGCGTCATTGCAACCGGATCGCCGATACACCGGACCGTCAATGCGGGCGCCAGTTTCACCAGCATCGGCGCCAGTCTTCCATCCGGCACGTACAACGGCTTGCATTTCTTCGATCAGACCACAGGCTGGGTGGGAAGTGCCTCACCGGCTCTGTACTATACCTCGAACACCGGTACAAGCTGGACGCAAGCGACGATCACTCCGTTACCGTCGCAAAACATCACCAACTGGCTCACTCGCATCACCTTCGTTGGGACGGACGCCGGATATGCCTCCGGAGGCGCTCCGGGGACTTCCTCGACAGGCTGGATACTCAAGTACGTGCCCGCTCAGGCACCGGATATCTCTTCCACCCCCACCTCGCTGGATTTCGGGACGTTTTCCTGCGGGACGTTCATCGAAAAACAGTTCACCATTTCCAACATCGGGGCGGGTCCGCTCAATATCAACGCGATCAATTTTTCGCATCCCGAATTTGCCTTGCTCGCGCCCTTACCGACGCCTGTTCCTCCCCTCGGCGGAGCGACATTCTCCGTTCGGTGGACGCCCACACAGCCGGGGCCAGTTCCTTCCGGCGCACGCATGACCATTCTGACCAACGATCCGGTGAATCCTGCGTGGGACGTGGATCTCGCCGGCATTTTCAACAGCGGCACGGTAACGATTCCGAGCCCAGCCACCGCACCGGTCGCCTGCGTGAATGATTCTGTGGACATTGTCGTGAACGCCACGCTCACAGGGAACATCCAGCCGCAGCTTATCAACTTCGAACATATCAGTGGTTCGACGGGGGTGCGTCTTGTCTCTCCGCCCGTTGGGAGTAATCTGAGCGGCTCTCCCACGCTTACGTTCCGTTACGCGGCAGCTTCTCCCGGCACATGGTCCGGCACCTACAGAATCCTTTATGGCGACCCTCTTTGTCCGAAAATTGCGGTGATCGTATTTGAGGGTACAGCAAATTCGTCCACACTGACCGCATCTCCGTCGCTCGTGGACTTCGGTGAAGTCTGCATCGGGCAGTTCAAGGACATGCTGATCACGCTCACCAACACCGGCACGGTGGACGCCGTAGTGTCGTCACGCACGCTCATCGGCGGAACGGATGCTTTCCCGAATCAGCACTTCTCGCCTTTCGGTCCCATCCCACCCAGCGGGAACAGACAATACACTGTACGTTTCGCACCCGGCAGCGGCGATTTGGGGCTTGTGGAAGGAACGTTCAAGTTACGCATCGATCCCTGCGGCGATAGCGTCATTATCGTGTTGCGCGGCACCGGCGTCAAACCCGCCATCACATTTACCCCGACGAATCTCCTGGCACTCGGACCCGTCCCCATCGGACAGACGACCGACGAACAGGTGACCATTACGAACAGCGGAACAGGAAGTATTTCCATCGACGCCATTGCTCTCAAGCCGACGCACCCGCGCCTGACGCTCACAGGACTTCCTGCATTGCCGGCGCAGCTCGGCCCCTCTCAAAGCATTATTGTTACTGCGCGTTTTTCTCCCGACCGCATCGAAACGATTGTAAGCGAGCTGTCGGTGCGCTACAGCGGACCTTGCTCGGACAGCGCCCGTCTGCCGGTGATTGCTTCCAGCGCGAGTGCCCCGACAATCCTTGTGCAGTCCACGCTCGACATGGGGGAGAATGCCTGTCCCGATCCGCTCATCGACACACTGTACGTCAAAAATCTCGGTCCGGGAGTGCTCACCATGTCGCGTTTCACCATTGGTGGCCGCGATGCTTCGCATTTCCGTGTGCTCGCTCCGGGGACCCCGGCGTTTGTTGCTGTGGGTGATTCCACACCGATCTATATATCCTGCGATGCCCCTGCGCCGGGCGTGAGTGAAGGAACGCTCACGATAGAACACGACGACCCCAAGACCTTCAATTCCTCTGTCGTTCAACTGCGCTCTGAACGGATTCTCATCGGATGGCGTGTGGAAGGAGACAGCGTCAGCGTCATGACAAGCTGCGCGCATGTGGGAGTGAACAGGACCTTCGACCTTCGCAATACCGGATTGCGGACGCGCACCATCAAAATGCTCAGAATGCTGAGTGGCGGAGAGGTTTTTCACATTGCGAGCAATCCCCTCCCCATGGATGTCCCCCCGGGCTCTGCGCGCCCTTTCGAGGTGACGTTCACGCCATCGGGGCAGGGTAATTTCAGCGGCATCCTCGAAGTCGTAATCGGACCGTGCAACGAAACCATGTTGTTGACACTACGCGGGAGCGGCAGTGAATCCGAGCTTACGCTCGCGCCGACGCCTGTGGACTTTGGTTCGGTCAATGTTGGTGCCGACGTCATGCGTTCTGTGCGGCTCAGTAATCCCGGCGCTTCCGTCGCGACAGTGACAGAAATACTATTCCGACCTCCAATGCCTGTCGGATCCGAGCACTTTACGCTCTCACCACCACCGTCATTGCCCTTCGCGCTGAATTCGGGAGCCAGCCGCGATCTGGACCTTCGTTTTTCACCACAAGCGATGGCATCGTACAGTGGGGAGCTCTGCATCATCGTCAGTACTCCGTGCCCGGATACCATCTGTGTGACGCTTTCGGGCCGTGGTACGTCGTCGGGACTCGGCGTGAGTCGCACTCGCCTGGATTACACACTCGATCCATGTACGCTTCTCGAAAAATGCGACACAGTGGAGGTGATCAACAACGGATCATCCCCGGTGCGCCTCACCGGTGCGGCCTTCGATGATGCGGGTTGGTTTCAGCTCACCTTCCCGACCACATTTCCTCTGGATGTATTGCCCGGTTCACGGTTGATGTTTGTGGTCTGTGCGCAATCCGGATTCAGCGGAACGAGGAGCAGCTTTCTCCGGATAGGCACAAACGACGCCACGACACCGGAACTCCGCGTTATCGTGACGGCGGTGCGGGATTCTTCAGGATTCGCGACCTCCGAGCGCAGCTTCGACTTCGGCGCCATCGCTTCTTGCCAGATCGGTATGACGAGAACGCTGTCTTTGAGCAACACCGGTCTGATGATGGAAATCATTGATACACTGGAAAACAACGCACCCTTCTTTGTGGAAGATGCCCTTCCCATAGTCCTGCAGCCGGGACAGCAGAAAACAGTGACGGTGCGCTTCTCGCCCGCGAGTTTCGGTGTTTTTCGCGACACACTCTTCTTCACCAACTCCCGCTGCGGGAAACGCATCGCGCTGGAGCTGCGAGGTGAATATCGCGCGGACAACATCAGCGTCACGCCGGATCCGCTGCTGTTCAGCAATGTCCCCGTGGGATCATCCTCCATACGCAACATCACCTTCGGCAATGTTCATCTCGCACAGGTGCGCGTCGCCGACGTGCGTATTCAGCCGTCGGGAAGTTTCGCGTCCTCGGGAGCGTATCCCCGTACGGTGAGCCGTGGCGACACCATCGCCCTGCCGATTCAGTTCGCTCCGCAAAGCGCCGGTCAGCACTCCGCGACCGCCTGCATCATCATAGATCAGCCCTGTGCGGACACCTTGTGCGTTACGCTGCAGGGGAGCACCAGCGACGGAGAACTTCTTGCCCGTCCAGCGGTGCTCCATTTCGGTACCGTCGCGCAATGTGCGCAGACCATTCTTCAGGACACCATACGGAACATCAGCAGCGCGGACATACGGCTGCTGAGTTCTCGTATCGAAGGAAGCGGGGCCGCATTTTTCGAAATCCTGGATCCTGTCACTGCGGAAGAACTCCTGCCGCCGTCGGGCGAGCGGATTTTCACCATTCGCATCCTTCCTGCCGCGGCGGCGGATGGAAGTATGGACGCGCAGCTCGTGATCGAGAACACCGGAAGTCCCACCCTTTTCGCGATACCGCTTGCAGCGCAGCGTGTCACACTCATTGCAGCTGCCGGCGGGACTGTCGATTTCGGTTCTCTGTTCACCGGGGCTACCGAAAGCCGTCGTGTCACTCTGCGGAACAACGGCACTGCGCCTCTTCGCTATAGTACGCTGAATGCAACCCCGGGAGCGAGCATTGTACCGCAACCACCGTTCAGCATCGCCCCGGGTGATTCTCTGGAGGTGGAGTTGTTACTCACACCTTCCATGAGTGGACAGTACCTGGGGAGTTTGCGACTTGATGCCACATCACCCTGCGCCGACTCCACGGTGTTCCTTCTCACGGCGGACGTTGCCGATGGTCTTGCCGCCGGAGCTCTTGATTTGGGGACGCGGCCAAGCTGTCTCCCGGCACAGGGGAGCGTGCTTGTCAGGAATACGCAAACCGTCGCTGCTGAGATCAGACAGCTGACCTTCACCGGATCGGATGCCGCCGCATTTCACGTGCTCGCTCCGTTATCGCTGCCGCTCACGCTTGCGCCCGGAGATTCGATCGAGGTGCTGATAGAATTTGCAGCCATCGGGGGTGAACGCGGGTACGGCGCGAACCTTGCCGTGCTGTTCCGAACCGGTTCTACCGATCTCATCGCCAATGCCGCCGTTTCGGCCGTCGCACACAGCGGTCGTTTATCGGGTCCGACAGTCGGGGATTTCGCCTCTGTCGAAATCAGTGCCGGAGGCGAATCGAGGAACTTCCTCTTCACGAACAACGCACCATTTGCTGTGCGCATTGCGAGCGCGACGGCTTCCGGGTCTGTGTTTACTCTCCTGTCCTCGACACCGCCCTTGCCAGCGACAGTGCAACCAGGCGCTACGGTGGAGTTCGCACTGCGCTTCGCTCCCGCTGCAACGGTCAGCTATACCGGGCAGCTCTCACTTACCTATGAATCGCCCTGTCCTCTTGTACAGGACATCCCGCTACGCGGAGACGGCATAGACACACGCCGACCGGTGGTACTGCGGCTGGCAAGCCTCGAAGGTGCCCCGGATGATGTGGTGGAAATACCGCTTTCCATTGACCGCGATCTCGGTGGACTCGTTACGGAATGGAGCGGCGAGATCAGTCTCAATGCGAGCATGCTGTATCCGATGGAGGTAACTCTTGCCGGCACCCTGAGCGCGGATATGCAAGCGCAATTCAGCTACGATCAGACGAGCGGGATAATCCGCGTCGCCGCCGCCGGCGCACCGCTGCGGAGCGGCAGCGGAGTGATCGCTATCGTGCGATGCCTTGTGCTGATAGGCGACGATACGACCTCGCCGTTACGCATCGAGCCTGAATTTTCTTTCGGCAGAGGAGCGCGCGTGGAGAGACGCGACGACGGCGAATTCACCCTGGTTGATTTTTGTGATGCCGACGGTCTGCGTCTCGTGCGCGACAGGGCAGGGCTGCGCATCGTATCTTCGTCACCCAGTCCCTTCACTGAAGCGCTGACGATAACCTTCGACATCGACAGCGACGGGCCGGTGGATCTGCGCCTCTACGACGCGGCGGGTCGGGAAAGCGCAGTGCTCCTTGAGCGTGGCATGGAAGCGGGCAGGCACAGCATCACCCGCAGGACACCCGACATAGGAGCAGGCACCTATTTCTGTGTTCTTCGCCACAATGGTCGTGCGGTCGCTACCCGCATCATCAGAGCGCGATGA
- a CDS encoding phosphatase PAP2 family protein, whose product MKTTLHTLLLIWLLGPAISHAQYRDENRVNRFLSHSMNAAGDVFAWYDAPVFFFYFVNRYEALQSAGKPVLIHATGLEREVATEFGVRGSESFGSLDPFALPHAILGARTIQILAIELLSEEGDAEEEMRHAFGLYRSVMYTQVATQTVKSLVHRMRPDGSDDKSFFSGHTSVAFATCSWLQMELDDAIMASESLGERPLLRDALRVAAAASTYGWASYVGYSRIRDNKHYLGDVMTGAAVGVLISHLTYAAIHNGAPTFLDSFGVGIADGRPAVSFVYSF is encoded by the coding sequence ATGAAGACGACACTCCACACCCTCCTGCTGATCTGGCTTCTGGGTCCAGCAATATCCCATGCACAATATCGTGACGAGAACCGCGTCAACCGATTCCTCTCCCATTCGATGAATGCGGCGGGGGACGTATTCGCCTGGTATGACGCACCGGTGTTCTTTTTTTATTTCGTGAACCGTTACGAGGCGCTTCAATCCGCTGGTAAACCCGTCCTGATACACGCGACCGGTTTGGAACGCGAAGTTGCAACAGAATTCGGCGTGCGCGGCTCCGAGTCCTTCGGCAGTCTGGATCCGTTCGCATTGCCGCACGCCATTCTCGGCGCGCGCACGATTCAGATTCTCGCAATCGAGCTGCTGAGCGAAGAGGGTGACGCGGAGGAAGAAATGCGTCACGCCTTCGGCCTCTACCGCAGTGTGATGTACACGCAGGTCGCCACACAGACGGTGAAGTCACTCGTACATCGGATGCGTCCTGACGGGAGTGATGATAAGAGTTTTTTCAGTGGTCACACCTCGGTCGCCTTCGCGACCTGTTCCTGGCTGCAGATGGAATTGGATGATGCGATCATGGCGTCGGAGTCACTTGGGGAGAGGCCTCTCTTGCGTGACGCCCTGCGAGTTGCCGCGGCAGCATCCACCTACGGTTGGGCCAGCTATGTCGGCTATTCACGCATACGCGACAACAAACATTACCTCGGTGACGTCATGACTGGTGCGGCCGTCGGTGTACTCATTTCCCATCTCACCTATGCCGCCATTCACAATGGCGCGCCCACCTTTCTGGATTCATTCGGCGTCGGCATCGCTGACGGCCGACCCGCCGTGAGCTTCGTGTACTCGTTTTGA
- a CDS encoding OmpA family protein has product MLNVIGRRMLERPNAKITLTGTNSGAGAERNNTTLSKQRAETVRDYFVNTWGIESRRITVRSRNLPVDPSAVDDPRGQEENRRVEITSATEEIIAPIRRDEIAYSTSLDALLLKPSVDAPNGVERWLLQVSQGPRSLFSQSGTGSAPAASYRWDFEGEALVRSGEALKVELLVRDRRAQEEDVPVNIALNTLTLERKQEERIGDVRVNRIKLILFDYDKATVSKRNLDIIDEVTESITPTSRVAINGYTDALGDAEYNMGLSQQRAEAVKASFGAKLANVEVTTKGLGSTPLLFPNDTPEGRFYCRMVQVIIETPVQ; this is encoded by the coding sequence ATGCTCAATGTCATTGGCCGCAGAATGCTTGAGCGCCCAAATGCGAAGATTACTCTGACCGGTACCAATTCCGGCGCCGGCGCGGAGCGCAACAACACCACGCTTTCAAAACAGCGTGCCGAAACGGTCCGCGATTATTTCGTGAATACCTGGGGCATCGAATCCAGACGTATCACTGTTCGCTCACGCAATCTCCCGGTGGACCCCTCCGCTGTGGACGATCCCAGAGGACAGGAAGAAAATCGTCGCGTTGAAATCACATCCGCTACCGAGGAAATCATTGCCCCGATCCGGCGAGATGAGATCGCCTACTCGACGTCCCTCGATGCCTTACTGCTCAAGCCCTCGGTGGACGCTCCGAATGGCGTCGAACGCTGGCTGCTGCAGGTCTCACAGGGTCCGCGCTCGTTGTTCTCCCAAAGTGGCACAGGCAGCGCGCCGGCGGCAAGCTATCGCTGGGATTTCGAAGGTGAAGCACTCGTTCGCAGCGGTGAAGCGCTGAAGGTGGAGCTCCTCGTGCGCGACCGACGTGCGCAGGAGGAAGATGTGCCGGTGAATATCGCTCTCAACACACTCACCCTCGAGCGCAAGCAGGAAGAGCGCATCGGAGACGTCCGCGTCAATCGTATCAAGCTGATTCTCTTCGACTATGACAAAGCTACGGTGTCGAAGCGCAATCTCGATATCATTGATGAGGTGACGGAAAGTATCACACCCACATCGCGTGTAGCCATCAATGGTTATACCGACGCCCTGGGCGATGCGGAATACAACATGGGTCTGTCGCAGCAGCGCGCCGAAGCGGTGAAAGCGTCGTTTGGCGCAAAACTCGCGAACGTGGAAGTGACGACCAAGGGTCTCGGCAGCACACCGCTGCTCTTCCCGAACGATACACCCGAAGGCCGTTTCTACTGTCGTATGGTGCAGGTCATCATAGAAACACCCGTGCAATAG
- the rnhC gene encoding ribonuclease HIII — MVNNASEKATQHLHTVLDRCRDAGCETDAVTSKAWNVEADVRSGKDTVKVLIYFNAKGVLTPRVQGKSSALKELVELQLHGDEPLRSAFLPDDVAQWIGVDESGKGDYFGPLVAAAVLVTPDSLLRLKPVMLRDSKELHAAVISKAAAQIREICAEHFTIVTVLPERYNDFMSGNSFGKNSQRILAWMHARCIENLLEKHHGVHHAVCDKFADTSVVGRALMTQGRTITVHQHVRAEADPAVAAAAILARDEFVRRMKQLEDRAGCRLPLGASDERGIIAAGGHIMSHEGKEALGRYAKLHFRTTQQVLRRWSTRDAFDA; from the coding sequence ATGGTGAACAACGCATCCGAAAAAGCCACCCAACACCTGCACACCGTTCTCGATCGCTGCCGTGACGCCGGTTGTGAAACGGATGCAGTCACATCCAAAGCATGGAATGTTGAAGCGGATGTCCGCTCCGGCAAAGACACAGTCAAGGTGCTGATCTATTTCAACGCCAAGGGCGTGCTGACGCCGCGGGTACAGGGGAAGTCTTCGGCATTGAAGGAGCTTGTGGAATTGCAATTGCACGGCGACGAGCCTTTGCGCAGCGCATTTTTGCCTGATGATGTGGCACAGTGGATTGGTGTGGATGAGAGCGGGAAGGGAGACTACTTTGGTCCGCTCGTCGCAGCGGCGGTGTTGGTCACTCCGGACAGTCTGCTTCGCCTGAAGCCTGTCATGTTGCGCGACAGCAAGGAGCTTCATGCTGCGGTGATCAGCAAGGCGGCGGCACAGATCCGTGAGATTTGCGCGGAGCATTTCACCATAGTGACCGTGTTGCCGGAGCGGTATAACGACTTCATGAGCGGCAACAGCTTCGGGAAAAATTCACAGCGCATCCTGGCCTGGATGCATGCGCGTTGTATTGAAAACCTTCTCGAAAAACATCACGGTGTGCACCATGCTGTGTGCGACAAATTCGCCGATACGTCGGTGGTCGGCCGGGCGTTGATGACACAGGGCAGGACGATCACCGTCCATCAGCACGTGCGTGCCGAGGCCGATCCCGCGGTGGCGGCGGCGGCCATACTCGCACGTGACGAGTTCGTGCGGCGTATGAAGCAGCTCGAGGACAGGGCCGGCTGCCGGCTGCCGCTCGGCGCATCGGATGAACGGGGAATCATCGCTGCGGGAGGACATATCATGAGCCACGAAGGGAAGGAAGCGTTGGGACGTTACGCCAAGCTGCACTTCCGCACCACACAGCAGGTATTGCGCCGTTGGTCCACCCGGGACGCGTTCGATGCGTAG
- a CDS encoding CotH kinase family protein — translation MKALASIALLSIFTFCACETADNSTYLPDTGEVAVLDVWIPQEYYSSLLSNRWSNEKAPARIFVGETSYSGTFEPQGAGSRYHARWSYKLQLDAGQQINGMNTCNLSAQVFDRTMLRSKLATMIFEGLGFPSFNTAHVFLRINGTDKGLLLQVERVEEEFFRKRGMMVYELIKASFGARFSFSENMHLDKYFSLDIPESGNLNSLGEMIEALDTAPPDRIPEVVGRHLDITNYLRYHAAASILNHIDGFANNMLFYKPTPISPYQIIPWDFDKLLAEDADVGLTGDNDIIRALLRNDSCVAIYKREAKNMLASVIVPGQLFPQLEVYQAAIAAAWALDPKLGLAGFSLQAESAALRRHLIERRDFFLRSIDTLTTR, via the coding sequence TTGAAAGCACTTGCATCCATAGCGCTCCTTTCCATATTCACGTTTTGCGCTTGTGAAACCGCAGACAACTCCACGTATCTCCCCGACACGGGGGAGGTTGCGGTTCTCGACGTGTGGATCCCACAGGAGTATTACAGTTCACTGCTTTCGAACCGGTGGAGCAACGAGAAGGCCCCGGCCCGCATTTTCGTTGGCGAGACATCGTACAGCGGCACTTTCGAGCCGCAGGGCGCCGGTTCACGCTACCACGCGCGCTGGTCGTACAAGCTGCAGCTCGATGCGGGGCAGCAGATCAATGGCATGAACACCTGCAATCTCAGCGCACAGGTGTTCGACCGTACCATGCTGCGAAGCAAGCTCGCGACTATGATATTCGAAGGGCTCGGCTTTCCGTCATTCAATACCGCGCATGTGTTTCTGCGCATCAACGGAACGGACAAAGGACTGCTGCTGCAAGTGGAGCGCGTGGAAGAAGAATTTTTTCGCAAACGTGGTATGATGGTGTATGAACTGATCAAGGCGAGCTTCGGTGCGCGCTTCAGCTTCTCGGAAAACATGCATCTCGACAAATATTTTTCTCTCGACATTCCGGAATCCGGAAATCTGAATTCCCTCGGCGAAATGATCGAAGCTCTCGATACCGCTCCGCCGGACCGCATACCCGAGGTCGTCGGCCGTCATCTGGACATTACGAATTATCTGCGCTATCATGCCGCGGCGTCCATACTAAATCATATAGATGGCTTCGCGAACAACATGCTCTTCTACAAACCCACTCCCATTTCGCCCTATCAGATCATACCGTGGGATTTCGACAAGTTGCTGGCGGAGGACGCAGATGTGGGGCTGACGGGAGACAACGACATCATTCGAGCCTTACTGCGTAACGACAGTTGCGTCGCGATATACAAGCGAGAGGCGAAGAATATGCTGGCCTCCGTCATTGTGCCGGGGCAACTTTTCCCGCAGCTCGAGGTGTACCAGGCGGCCATCGCCGCGGCGTGGGCGCTCGATCCCAAGCTCGGCCTGGCGGGCTTTTCGCTGCAAGCCGAATCCGCCGCACTCCGGCGGCATCTTATAGAGCGGCGAGACTTTTTCCTGCGAAGCATAGACACACTCACGACACGATGA